A genomic window from Triticum urartu cultivar G1812 chromosome 7, Tu2.1, whole genome shotgun sequence includes:
- the LOC125521788 gene encoding uncharacterized protein LOC125521788, producing MNREAAQILQMPEHRPATEAPSPATRTDLFCSPSSFPFPSPPLSQLPLRLCTRYEQESTQLHGWPRVLPQRQPSEPPCVTASRCSCFLELPNMVSMAPREGDPGDLPRPDPATPTPYALGPHRTSFLCAKHRRPAIEAMRQAPLPRSPASASSLLQRRTSSAVPLTASPDPPPTSSTGYAMLPVLRQVPAAVPPLVRTHLCFA from the exons ATGAATCGTGAAGCCGCCCAAATCCTGCAGATGCCCGAGCACCGGCCGGCAACCGAAGCTCCATCACCTGCGACCAGGACCGACCTCTTCTgctccccttcctccttcccgtttccatctcctcctctctctcAACTCCCTCTCCGTCTCTGTACCAGGTACGAACAGGAGAGCACCCAACTCCATGGATGGCCTCGAGTTCTTCCCCAACGCCAGCCTTCTGAACCACCTTGCGTCACCGCCTCCCGTTGCAGCTGCTTCCTCGAGCTCCCTAACATGGTGTCCATGGCGCCCAG GGAAGGGGACCCCGGCGATCTCCCGCGACCGGACCCGGCCACCCCAACGCCCTATGCCCTCGGGCCCCATCGGACCTCCTTCCTCTGTGCCAAGCATCGCCGGCCGGCCATCGAAGCCATGCGCCAAGCTCCTCTGCCTCGCTCGCCTGCATCCGCCTCGTCCCTGCTCCAGAGAAGGACGAGCAGCGCCGTGCCGTTGACTGCATCGCCAGATCCGCCGCCCACGTCCTCGACTGGATACGCCATGCTCCCCGTCCTCCGCCAAGTCCCTGCCGCTGTGCCGCCGTTGGTCAGGACTCACCTCTGCTTCGCTTGA